A genomic window from Engraulis encrasicolus isolate BLACKSEA-1 chromosome 14, IST_EnEncr_1.0, whole genome shotgun sequence includes:
- the LOC134463026 gene encoding complement C1q-like protein 2 gives MKSILLLLMTVGCCVCEPQTDCGVESSSSCALCSVTQTIAMVMERVKVLETRLEKSEKEVEELRGLIGGQTPVAFSAALMESGSGIIGPFTVATPLKYKKVFSNIGSGYNPSTGVFTALVKGMYFFRFSVFNNGAVPERSVVSLMKNGEHLASVWDQKSSDPHDMGSNAAVIALETGDTVYVQLLANTAVYDDGMNYNTLSGFLLFPM, from the exons atgaagagtattttgttgctgttgatgactgtgggctgctgtgtgtgtgaaccccAGACAGACTGCGGAGTAGAGTCTTCCAGCAGCTGTGCTCTCTGCTCCGTTACTCAAACCATCGCCATGGTAATGGAGAGGGTGAAGGTTCTGGAGACCAGACTGGAGAAGAGTGAGAAGGAAGTGGAGGAGCTGAGAGGCCTCATCGGAG gTCAAACTCCGGTGGCCTTCTCTGCTGCCCTCATGGAGTCCGGTTCTGGAATTATCGGACCCTTCACTGTGGCCACCCCTCTCAAATACAAGAAGGTCTTCTCCAACATTGGCAGCGGTTACAACCCTTCAACAG GTGTGTTCACAGCGCTGGTCAAAGGAATGTACTTCTTCCGGTTCTCTGTGTTCAACAACGGGGCTGTTCCCGAAAGATCGGTTGTAAGCCTGATGAAGAACGGTGAGCATCTCGCGTCTGTTTGGGACCAAAAGTCGTCAGATCCTCATGACATGGGCAGTAACGCTGCAGTGATCGCCTTGGAAACAGGAGACACCGTCTACGTGCAGCTGCTGGCCAACACGGCTGTCTACGATGACGGCATGAACTACAACACCTtgagtggcttcctgctcttccccatGTAG